gaaaaattgctcTCGAATGCGGTATGCTGTATGGGAACTGTtgaatattctaatttaaataaaatgctagCGATCTTCAACTTAAAGGTACTGTTTCCGTATTCAGAGAGCATCATTTTGAGTACGTCAttctattgaatattttttatagataGGTAATGAACTGGAAGCTATAAACCGTTTAATTGAATCACATGCGGTATTACTTCGTCAACAAACTATACACAGATACGTGAAATCGGAATTCCGAAAGACAATTCAGAATAATCAACAGGTCTATGGACTTAACTCATCccatgttaattttaatagaaataatgtaaattttattgataattggAAGTCTAAACTTCTTGATTTACCTAAAGGTAAAAcgtataaatcaaatattttttaactattcAAAGACACATTATTTTCTCGAATTATACAAGATTACAAATTTAACTGCACAAGAAGTCATAGAAACTTTATATTTGCAGCTGTTTCTATGCGCatttaacgaaaattaatacataggaagttttattgtaatttgaaaaatccaGATTTGCCATTATAATCattgttgatattattttaatttgaaatatagagTGGTATCTGATCCAAGTCACTGCTCCATATCATCCTATAGATATTGCAGTGcaagagaataaaatgcaagaaatatatatttccatattacCGACTGGAACCAAAGACATTGAACCTTTATGCATAACAATACCAAAACCAAAGTTAGATTCTTATGATATTTGTTATgaaattcagaaattactTGTTCATAACATGTCGGATCTTCAGGCCACTTATGCAAACAACAAATTGTATTGGGAAATGCGTGATcaacaaaataatagaatgaaGGTATTTAGAACATCAATAATTTgtgtacaattaaattttaccatTTCTATGCATGTATACaaatgtatatacatgtatgatAGACAGCTATACAAGCCTTAGAATTCAAATGGTTGAGAGAATGGAGGATCTTGTTTGTCGCAGACCCTATAGACGAACACAATGTAACAGAAAGCATTGTACAAATGATTGACAAACTTATATTGGATGACAAAAACCAGTAAGTGAAGTTGTtgatttgcaatttaattgtaatagtcAGAGTATGacatagaattatattttctagtaAGAATATATCAGAGCGTGCAAAGtggttattaaaaaaagtggCTTTAACTGCATGTTTTCTAACAAGAGAAGAAATAGCACGTGCAGTAAAGTATGTGCTTACTGGTAATGATAAACTAgcaaataatatcatattgtCTATATAtgggaaattgaaaattgtggaagaaattaagaatGTAGATAGAAAAAcattagttttaattattgatgaaGTAAGTTCAAAAGTATGTTTAAAATGTGTATATAGATCGCacttttttcaatattcgcatatttgttataatttctttcagcATATGGATTATATACCATTTGAATCTATGGAAATTGTAAGCTGTCAACCTATTACTCGTTTTCCATCGTTACATATTCTGTATGCTCTTTTCAAAGAACACGAAAGCACAATAGAAAATGGTTgtaagataattaaaataaaaaatgacatGGGTACGTGTATAGTTAATCCAGCAAACGATTTGCCTAAAATGGAAAAACGTTTAAGACTGTTTATTGAATACTGGTTACCAAATTGGAAAAGCTTGTACAATGTTGAACCAGAAGTAGAAGTTTTCGAAGATGCTTTAGTTAATCacgatatattaatgtatagtGGTCATGGTAATGGAATACAATACTTACCTAGAGAACAAATTGAACGTCTAAGAGTGAAAGCAGTCGTTCTATTATTTGGTTGTAGCAGTGTAAAACTACTTCCAATAGGAGGACGTTATCCACCATATGGTGTCTCAAATCAGTATTTAATAGCCAGcaggtaataaattattaagttacaCAAGTGATTGTATCCATTTTGAAGTGTTAAGAAAgtcattcatattttatttatagtccTTGCGTACTCGGTATGTTGTGGGAAGTCACTGATGCTGACACCGATAAAATGACTGCAAATTTCATTAGTAGCTGGATACCATCATTAACGAATAATTCATGGGCCGATGTAGACATTAATTTATGGTGTCAGGGAATCTTTCGTTAGtatgataaattttgtataatcttaaaaaatttgtctattaattttactattatgcTATGATTCGTTCAAATTTCCCACGTTTAGAAGTGGGGAAAAATTCACGAAGCAGCACGACAAATTTGTCACCAGAACCGGAGATGTTGAGGGCAGTAGcaaaatcgaaaaatgtttgttcTCAATACATGACTGCAGCTGCCATAGTAGTACGAGGACTGCCGATAAAGTTGATTTAAATCGTAAGTGTAAAAACGTTACAAATtactttaaacattcgagCTGATTTACACATACTTTAAAAAGctgatacaaaattttttcttcAGAGAAGAATGCGCGATTGGTCTTTCAGTTATCATACTCAGTGTGGTAATTCAAGATATTGTCTTTAGTCACATGATGATTTGAGGCTCTGGCACAGAGTTGGAAATGCTCTTGTGAGGTAAAACCTGGCCTCCGTTGATATATAATTCATCTTTCACGATTACATCTTCACCGAGAACTGTTATACCTTCCATGCGTACCCATCGGCCAACGACGCTTCTCCAACCAACGATGCAACTAAGATAATACGTTCAACCTCGTTATACAAATGAATATTGCTCTAAATACgataattagataaataaaatattttttaattataataagtaatataaatgcgtaaataaaaacaaatacgGATGATAAAATTTACCCGTCTAGCCATGCGTGTTCCTTTATTATAGCTGATTTAAGAATTGTACTGCGTTTGATACAACATCCATCGGATAACACAACACCGGGACCAATGGTGACATTGGGTCCTATCCTGCAATCTTTGCCAATCTTCGCCGTTTCATCTATTAAAACATTTCCTACTACACCTGGACCAGAGTACAATTTTTCAGGAGATTTTTGTCTTAGAGATGTTAGATACATGCTCATTCCTGCATAAACAGAACGAAAATGTATCACTAATGaaagtaaatgtaaatattatttggaagTTACTGTAATTTTCAGGATATATACCTTTGAGAAAATCTTTTGGTTGCCCTACATCCATCCAAAATCCTGTTAATTCCATCGCATACAACTCTCCATCTCTGGCcattaatggaaatatttccTTTTCTATACTAGTTGGTTTCAGTTCTATTCTTTTTAAGGCACtcggattaaaaatgtatatgcctgaagaataatttttagaccTTATTAGATGTCTTTCaacaacattatttaaatgccTCATTTCATTCATTTGACTCTCGTctaatgttattaatgaaagaagaaTACAACACCTGCATTGATTTTATTAGAGATAAATTCTTGTGGCTTTTCCACAAAGCTTTCTATTTTACCATCATCCGCATATACAACAACACCATACTTTGATGGTTCTTCCACTTTAGTAACTACTATTGTACCTTCTTTACCATGATTTTTATGGTAATCAAGTAATTGCTTAAATGGAAATTCACAAATGATATCAGagtttaaaacaaaaaatggcTCGTTCCCTGAGCTCAATAGGTCATGTACAAGTGCAAGCGGTCCTGCAGTACCAAGGGGTTCAGGTTcatgtgaaaaaattaaatgtacacCTAATTTCTTTGCTTCCTCGCCTAAATCTCTTTCCATCTCCTCTGCGCGATAAGACACTGCTAATATCACTTCAGTTACACCTGTTTCTACCTGTGATTGAACAATGTGACCATTAGTTTGtagaattttcaatgaacTTCTGGCAGGtagagaattaaatatatgaagaaaaatataacataccAGAGCTTCTATTTGATGCAACAGCATTGGTTTATTAGCAAATTCAACTAGAGGCTTAGGCCGACTTAATGTCAGTGGTCTTAATCTAGTGCCATATCCACCAACAAGAATTAATGCCCTCATTGTACctagttttttctttttctgttgcaTTACTCCTTGGTTTCTCaatcacaataaatataaaataatatggaTGTACAACTGGATAAAACTTTAACAGAACTGTTATCTAAAAATGTCAATGATATCACACATAGTTTCAACAAACATGACATTTTGTCAATTAAACAATGATACATGGTATCATTGGATTGaagattaaacaaaaaaatgttaaatattggAAGAGGCTTAAATTTCGTATGAACACTTTTCTAAGATCGTCGTGAATTTATGTCAAAGTATAACGAAAAATAACATGCAAAagttaacataataaataatttcgatcaCAATACACAATTcattaagattttataaaagacTTACCTGTTGTCTACTTATCAGATTgtaaagttataaaataattatacttgtttTTGCCACGTATGATTGAAATGCCGCGTAGACGTACGTATGTACATAGTGACTACCGACACACATAGATAATAAGAATACACGCGTGAGTAACGTTACAAGTATAGTCGCGTCGTATCAATCACTATCAGTCTTTATGATGTTCTTGTTCAGAGCTTTCACTCCTGACTAAATCTCtcgttcataattaatttcgcacaGCAAATCATTCATCACTGATGATGAATTGCAACATATGTCATACTATAACTTACTTATCATTTATatgtttagaaataatatatacagtagtatgtacatattacacttttaaaattgttttcttttcaacTTCCAATACACTTGATCTCATACAGAAACTTTTACACAGATTTGTCATgtcatttcatattttactgCATAAAATCAGTGACATTGTCACGCTTATCAtaggaattttaaatttatattaatttaagttACGGGATATATTTTACTAGTCGTTTCttatctgtattttttaatgatgaATACAAAATGCGATGGATGCatcatttctgtttttaattcattattattcgcATAAAGATTGCTGAATTTAAAACTACACCCATACTGTGCGaatctgtatttaattatcgttaaCGTAAAACATGAAAGTATGCATTAAATACACTGAAACATAGTGTTATTACATATATCGTAGCCATTGCGTCTGCGCTAAAATTAATAGTTCATGATCACAAAACAAAAAGATATAACTAATGTACCTCCTGttataactaattttttacactttttgttaaaatacaaaataatatcgaaaatgaaattgataatggataatttaataactgtcgataaaattataaaaacttacttaaatgtttattttacatattaaattagtaCTCTCAACCTTTTCACTTTACCACCCATTTGTAACAGACACTTCAActcgaaaattataaaaattaataaattagtttgaattatatttatcaaaagcTTTTATATACACGTTGagaataaagataatatttaaccactttttttatacattaatcaCTTTCTTTAATTTAGCGTGAGACGACAACTCTAGTTTCAGgactcattaaaatttaacgtGGTTGTAAGTTAAGAAACGCAGTATTAAAGGATAGTTTTCATACG
This sequence is a window from Augochlora pura isolate Apur16 chromosome 9, APUR_v2.2.1, whole genome shotgun sequence. Protein-coding genes within it:
- the Sse gene encoding extra spindle pole bodies like 1, separase, with amino-acid sequence MEEIFEILRDCRLGTGRNEEASKINENESLENMKSNIEKLLSNAVCCMGTVEYSNLNKMLAIFNLKIGNELEAINRLIESHAVLLRQQTIHRYVKSEFRKTIQNNQQVYGLNSSHVNFNRNNVNFIDNWKSKLLDLPKEWYLIQVTAPYHPIDIAVQENKMQEIYISILPTGTKDIEPLCITIPKPKLDSYDICYEIQKLLVHNMSDLQATYANNKLYWEMRDQQNNRMKTAIQALEFKWLREWRILFVADPIDEHNVTESIVQMIDKLILDDKNHKNISERAKWLLKKVALTACFLTREEIARAVKYVLTGNDKLANNIILSIYGKLKIVEEIKNVDRKTLVLIIDEHMDYIPFESMEIVSCQPITRFPSLHILYALFKEHESTIENGCKIIKIKNDMGTCIVNPANDLPKMEKRLRLFIEYWLPNWKSLYNVEPEVEVFEDALVNHDILMYSGHGNGIQYLPREQIERLRVKAVVLLFGCSSVKLLPIGGRYPPYGVSNQYLIASSPCVLGMLWEVTDADTDKMTANFISSWIPSLTNNSWADVDINLWCQGIFQVGKNSRSSTTNLSPEPEMLRAVAKSKNVCSQYMTAAAIVVRGLPIKLI
- the Gmppb gene encoding GDP-mannose pyrophosphorylase B, with product MQQKKKKLGTMRALILVGGYGTRLRPLTLSRPKPLVEFANKPMLLHQIEALVETGVTEVILAVSYRAEEMERDLGEEAKKLGVHLIFSHEPEPLGTAGPLALVHDLLSSGNEPFFVLNSDIICEFPFKQLLDYHKNHGKEGTIVVTKVEEPSKYGVVVYADDGKIESFVEKPQEFISNKINAGIYIFNPSALKRIELKPTSIEKEIFPLMARDGELYAMELTGFWMDVGQPKDFLKGMSMYLTSLRQKSPEKLYSGPGVVGNVLIDETAKIGKDCRIGPNVTIGPGVVLSDGCCIKRSTILKSAIIKEHAWLDGCIVGWRSVVGRWVRMEGITVLGEDVIVKDELYINGGQVLPHKSISNSVPEPQIIM